One region of Purpureocillium takamizusanense chromosome 4, complete sequence genomic DNA includes:
- a CDS encoding uncharacterized protein (COG:S~EggNog:ENOG503NZQB), which yields MRRHRNSQTGQKTIRVFQANVGKIPPAHDCALALADAEQYDVVLLQEPWTEAKEGRCLTKTHPAYDTFSPVDSWTNNSTRPRVMTYVRRRPGLAADQRRPATTRDILWLSINNITIVNCYRQPDFDEALDILLAWNPSSRCLVAGDFNAKHYSWQTGRLDGRGDDIAHWASENRLSLLNPTDVPTNPHGNTIDLAFSNVPLSEGVVEDHLATSSDHFTLSIELPEVGVAPIPPGKVRVTTEDEIKRFVDLVQYGSADIPTPTTTTDDLDALASALVRLLQVAAKVAGRPVRRQARNAPWWTEECRLAAAEYRAIRRIYPLGFCREVQLAKKDFQKVVRRAKRLYWRNLIDSFNDGASVFKAVRWMKSPGAFQPPPLEVDGEVHETQLDKANALRRATLERRTSEDDIADPWVPVAATRAIPFSQDVSLAETRDATIRTGNTSPGSDNITVKMLKAAWHIIGEHVRRLYEGCLRLGHHPQPFREAEVVMIAKPGRRNLSTPRAWRPISLLSCLGKGLERLIARRLAWASIHYGVLHSQQAGALPKRSAVDLVAALVHDIEEAFARGLVATLVTMDIQGAFDTVLRNRLILRLRQQGWPEHLARWAGSFMSERSACVRYQDITTPSSPLQCGLPQGSPVSPILFLLYTEPIYRLGNPKGRFGYADDTGILCVGNSLEMTADRASRYVSELVTWGAANGISFDPAKTEVMHFCRTKPKVSPPIFHQGERRPEKAMRWLGIWLDSTLTFKTHVEKWTASAQAVAHHLRGLANTKHGPLPSAMQRAVRACVEPVLLHGVEAWYPGLSSPRWSQPTKEGSSGIQQLLRKMNKSLHSSMRAVLPVWRTTPIAALHRESGIPPIVQLLETRRMRFAARLKRVDEAHPLAKRTLQPKPPTIHRSIKLKYQMPREAFRTRLRRSDQLLPRSTRPLLLPRRFDDHATPLQAASKDESAENFLEWVRSIPRETLIVYSDGSLSTEKTAGYGYVIHRNGLTLTTGNGRLGPAEVFDAEAKAALEGLRAAMNLPNPRRIFVCLDNLGVATCLRGMPADSSQEVFLEFQALAATHGATEVRWIPGHTNIAGNDQADALAKAATSLPEPADALPTLAHLRRTARQQSRDAFEAWWDASAPAQYKPLHLKPTTGCPPELELPRPLLHHLLAARSRHGDFADYHERFNHDDARLSCSCGRRKEPSHLFYCRKILPRHRMRLAPSPTAAVNRAIGRDFDKFVELAKASSFFEWVCPRH from the coding sequence ATGAGAAGACACCGCAACAGCCAGACCGGACAGAAGACCATTCGCGTCTTCCAGGCCAATGTTGGCAAGATCCCGCCGGCACATGACTgtgccctcgccctggccgacgctGAGCAGTACGACGTCGTCTTACTGCAGGAGCCGTGGACAGAAGCCAAAGAAGGCCGCTGCCTCACCAAAACGCACCCCGCCTACGATACATTCTCCCCGGTTGATAGCTggaccaacaacagcacccGCCCGAGGGTCATGACGTATGTCCGGCGTCGTCCCGGCCTAGCGGCCGATCAACGGCGGCCCGCAACAACCCGTGACATTCTCTGGCTCAGTATCAACAATATTACCATAGTCAACTGCTACCGGCAGCCTGATTTCGACGAGGCTCTGGACATACTCCTTGCCTGGAACCCGTCGAGCCGGTGCCTGGTAGCTGGGGACTTCAACGCGAAACACTACAGCTGGCAGACCGGTCGTCTCGATGGCCGAGGAGACGACATCGCTCACTGGGCATCGGAGAATCGCCTCAGCCTGCTCAATCCGACCGACGTACCCACAAACCCGCATGGGAACACCATAGACCTTGCCTTCTCGAACGTACCGTTGTCGGAAGGAGTCGTGGAGGACCATCTGGCCACTAGCTCCGACCACTTCACGCTCAGCATAGAGCTTCCTGAGGTGGGCGTTGCGCCAATACCACCGGGAAAAGTCCGCGTCACGACGGAAGACGAGATCAAGCGGTTCGTAGATCTCGTCCAGTATGGGTCAGCGGATATTCCAACCCCGACGACAACTACCGACGACCTTGATGCTCTTGCATCCGCCCTGGTGCGCCTCCTCCAAGTGGCGGCGAAGGTGGCCGGTCGCCCCGTTCGAAGGCAAGCCCGCAACGCCCCATGGTGGACCGAGGAATGCCGACTCGCCGCAGCGGAATACCGCGCAATTAGAAGAATTTATCCCCTTGGATTTTGCCGCGAAGTTCAGCTCGCCAAGAAGGACTTCCAGAAGGTTGTCCGCCGAGCTAAACGGCTATACTGGCGCAACCTCATCGACAGCTTTAACGACGGTGCGTCTGTGTTCAAAGCCGTCCGATGGATGAAGTCGCCAGGTGCCttccaaccaccaccccttGAGGTGGATGGCGAGGTACACGAAACACAGCTCGACAAAGCCAATGCCCTCCGACGCGCCACGCTGGAAAGGCGAACCTCAGAAGACGACATAGCCGACCCGTGGGTCCCAGTCGCCGCGACTAGAGCGATACCATTCTCCCAAGATGTATCACTGGCCGAGACGCGGGACGCGACCATCCGCACGGGAAACACATCCCCCGGCTCCGACAACATCACTGTTAAGATGCTCAAAGCGGCCTGGCATATCATCGGCGAACATGTCCGTCGTCTATACGAGGGATGCCTCCGACTTGGTCACCATCCGCAACCATTCAGGGAGGCAGAAGTGGTCATGATAGCGAAGCCGGGTCGTCGGAATCTGTCGACACCGCGTGCCTGGCGACCAATCTCGCTGCTCTCCTGCCTAGGCAAGGGTCTTGAGAGGCTCATCGCACGCCGTCTAGCGTGGGCGTCCATCCACTATGGTGTGCTCCATTCGCAACAAGCTGGGGCCCTGCCGAAGAGATCCGCTGTCGACCTCGTGGCCGCTCTTGTGCACGACATCGAAGAAGCATTCGCTCGCGGACTGGTCGCCACGCTAGTGACAATGGATATCCAGGGGGCTTTCGATACCGTCCTCCGCAACCGACTGatcctccgcctccgtcaGCAGGGATGGCCTGAGCATCTCGCACGGTGGGCTGGCTCGTTCATGTCAGAACGctcggcgtgcgtgcgatATCAGGACATTACCACACCCAGTTCCCCACTTCAGTGCGGGCTGCCGCAGGGttcgcccgtctcgcccatcCTCTTCTTGCTCTATACAGAGCCGATCTATCGCCTGGGCAATCCGAAGGGTCGATTCGGCTATGCCGACGATACCGGTATCCTATGCGTAGGAAACTCGCTGGAGATGACGGCCGACAGGGCGTCGCGCTATGTCAGCGAGCTCGTAACatggggcgccgccaacggaATAAGCTTCGACCCGGCAAAGACCGAAGTCATGCACTTCTGCCGAACCAAACCCAAGGTGTCGCCGCCTATCTTCCACCAGGGCGAGAGACGCCCGGAAAAAGCGATGCGCTGGCTAGGTATCTGGCTTGACAGCACTCTGACGTTCAAGACCCACGTCGAGAAGTGGACAGCCAGTGCGCAGGCCGTGGCACACCACTTGCGAGGGCTCGCCAATACCAAACATGGCCCGCTTCCGAGCGCTATGCAAAGAGCCGTCCGAGCCTGTGTCGAGCCAGTGCTgctccacggcgtcgaggcctgGTACCCTGGATTGAGCAGCCCTCGCTGGAGCCAGCCCACGAAGGAGGGCTCCTCTGGAatccagcagctgctgcggaaGATGAACAAGTCGCTTCACAGCTCTATGCGTGCCGTTCTGCCAGtctggaggacgacgcctaTCGCCGCACTGCATCGTGAGAGTGGCATCCCGCCGATCGTCCAGCTGCTCGAAACTCGCCGGATGCGCTTCGCAGCCCGCCTTAAACGTGTGGACGAGGCACACCCGCTGGCAAAACGCACACTGcagccgaagccgccgaccaTCCATAGGTCGATCAAGCTGAAGTACCAGATGCCTCGCGAGGCTTTCCGGACTAGACTCAGACGCAGCGATCAGCTGCTACCTCGCAGCACACGACCActgctcctcccccgccgttTCGACGACCACGCGACGCCCCTACAGGCCGCGTCGAAAGACGAGTCTGCAGAAAACTTCCTGGAATGGGTCCGGTCTATCCCACGTGAGACGCTCATCGTCTACTCAGACGGATCCCTTTCCACGGAGAAGACCGCTGGGTACGGTTATGTGATTCATCGCAATGGACTCACCTTGACGACTGGCAACGGTCGACTTGGCCCAGCTGAGGTCTTCGACGCCGAAGCCAAGGCTGCCCTTGAGGGGTTGCGTGCTGCAATGAACCTCCCTAACCCACGACGCATCTTTGTGTGCCTCGATAATCTCGGGGTCGCAACCTGCCTGAGAGGCATGCCCGCGGACTCCTCTCAGGAAGTGTTCCTCGAGTTTCAGGCTCTAGCCGCGACGCATGGCGCCACAGAGGTCCGCTGGATCCCCGGCCACACCAACATTGCCGGCAACGACCAGGCGGACGCCTTAGCGAAGGCGGCCACCTCCTTGCCCGAACCGGCAGACGCTCTCCCGACACTCGCTCATTTGCGCAGGACTGCCCGGCAGCAGTCCAGAGACGCTTTTGAAGCCTGGTGGGACGCCTCTGCACCCGCCCAGTACAAGCCACTGCATCTCAAGCCTACCACCGGCTGCCCACCAGAACTAGAGCTCCCACGACcactcctccaccacctgctCGCGGCACGGTCTCGCCACGGAGACTTTGCCGACTACCACGAGAGATTCAaccacgacgatgcgcggCTATCATGCTCGTGTGGCCGACGTAAAGAACCCAGTCATCTCTTCTATTGCCGAAAGATCCTGCCGCGACATCGGATGAGGCTGGCACCCTCACCGACTGCGGCAGTCAATCGTGCAATAGGCAGAGACTTCGACAAGTTCGTCGAGCTGGCGAAGGCAAGCTCGTTCTTCGAATGGGTATGTCCTCGCCACTAG
- a CDS encoding DNA helicase (EggNog:ENOG503P9IP~COG:L) has protein sequence MASLLSVTRLVVEKALGWLRANNPHYAGIAIDVAEMDSWGTAAHGVPSALYNRMERNESSAWEKTRTAQVVPPSERAMDDGELVEIEELFDMLNQ, from the coding sequence ATGGCCAGTCTCTTGTCAGTAACGAGGCTCGTCGTAGAGAAGGCCCTGGGTTGGCTCCGCGCCAATAATCCTCATTATGCCGGTATTGCTATCGATGTGGCGGAAATGGATAGTTGGGgaacggcggcgcatggcgtGCCCTCCGCTTTGTACAACCGGATGGAGCGCAACGAGTCGTCTGCGTGGGAGAAGACGCGGACCGCGCAGgtcgtgccgccgtcggagCGGGCCATGGACGATGGGGAGTTAGTGGAGATCGAAGAACTCTTCGATATGCTTAACCAAG